From the Paenibacillus sp. R14(2021) genome, the window CTTGGCCAAATCAGGGGATTGCCGCCAGTCCCGCCCTTCGAATGTGAATCGGGATAGCTTCTGGCCTGCGCCGAAGCAGTCATAGACGGTACAGCCGCGGAAGCCGAGTGTTCTCAAGTCGGTATGCACACCGCAGCGAAAGTCGCTTTTCAAGTTCGGACAGGGTTGTCCGGCGGCCTTATCGATCGCGAAGTCCACCGAAGCCGCGAAAGGCAGGGCGACGCAGCATAAGCCGAAGCAATTCTCGCAATCAGCCTGCAGGCTGAGCCGGTCTATAGGTTCCAACATGTGGTGCGTTCTCCTTCCATGTATCCATGCTTTTATGGTAAATCCGAACGCGTTCGGCGTCAAAGGGTAATGCTAATAGAATATGGACGTGTAATCTCGCGCTGCAATTGTTCATTATCCGTTCATAATGCAAGGTTATCTTAGTGAACGAGGCGTCAGAGAATGAGGTGTTCGCGAAGGCGATGAAGATGTAAGGGTATCAGCGCTCTGAAACAAACTAGGAGAGAATGTAATTTGACAGTTACTATCAAATTGCATAAACTGTCATTATATAAGCTACATGCTGAGGAGGTTCTATTTTGGCACGAACGAACAACAAAGCACTTATTATTACAGGTCTTATTATCGGGATTATTTTCTCGGAGCTTGACGAGACAGTCGTCAGCACCGCCATGCCGACGATTATCCGCGATCTGAACGGATTGTCGTTGTACGGCTGGGTGGCCGGCATTTATATGCTGACCATGACGTCCTTCATGCCGATTCTGGGCAAATTAGCGGACCTGTACGGCCGCAAACGGATTTATATTCTCAGCATGAGCTTGTTCATTGCCGGTTCCGTCGTGAGCGGATTCGCCGATTCTATGCCGATATTGCTGCTGGGACGGGGCATACAGGGCATCGGAGCGGGCGGGCTGATGCCGCTTGCCATGGTTATTTTCGGCGATACATTCACCGTGGAGCAGCGCGCTAAAATGCAGGGAATTTTCGGCGCCATTATGTTTATTCCGCAGCTGCTTGGTCCGCTGATCGGGGGCTATTTTACGCAGCACATATCGTGGCACTGGATCTTCTGGGTGAACATTCCAGTCGGCATTCTGGCCGCAATCGTGCTGTCCGCCGGATTAACGGAATCCAAAGGCGATAAAGATGCGAGCATTGACTGGGGCGGCGCGTTTCTTCTGGTCGGTGCTATCGTAGCGCTGCTGCTGACGCCGGTACTGCACGAAACGGAAGGCTACGCTTGGTCGTCGCCGACGCTGATCGGCCTCTGGGTAACCGGCGCGCTGCTGATTGGTGCGTTCGTATGGGTAGAGTCCAAGGTGAAGGAACCGATTCTGCCGCTGCATCTCTTCAAGAACCGGACCTTCGTGGTGCTGTCTCTAATCGTATTCACGCTCGTCATCGGCGTTATGGGCTCATTCGCATCCTTCCCGTTCTTCGCTCAGAACGTGCTCGGTCTGTCGCCGATCGCATCCGGATATTTGACGCTGCCGCTCATGGTCGGGGCCATTCTCTCCAGTATTGTTTCCGGCCGCTTAATTACTAAACTTCCTTATCGGACGATCTTTATCGTATCGATGGCTTTCGCGGCGCTTGCATTCTTCCTGATGACCGGCCTTGACCGGAACACGAGTATTCTTGAGATTATCGGCTATTTCGTTATTCTGGGTCTTGGGTTTGGGGTGCTGTTCAACAACAATTTGATCGTACAGGAATCGGTCGACAAGGAGAACAGCGGCATCGCGCTGACATCGGTTACGTTGTTCCAATCGTTCGGAATGACGATTGGCGTCAGCATCTTCGGCAGCTTGCTCGCAGCTAACATTACGTCCGGCCTCGGCAAACTGGCTGGCGATCTGCCCGCGGACAGCGCCGAGACCCTTGGTCACGCTGCTCAAGGGGGCATTCCAACGGGGCTTGGAGCCGAACTGGTTGCCTCGATCAAGGATGTCTTCTCGAATGCGTTCCAGCATCTGTACTGGGTTTCCTTCACCTTCGCGCTGCTTGTCATCGTCATCTGCTTGTTCTTGAAGCGGGAAGTATTGTCGGTGACGACTAAGGAAGCGGCTGAAGGGCAAGCGCAGCATGGTCAGGAAATGAATTCAGAGCTTAGCAGTCAAGCGTAGGCTGCATGGAACAGCATGAGGAAGGAGTGCCGCGACTATGACCCCGGAGCATTCGGAACCGGCGAAGCTGGGACTTCGCGAGCGCAAGAAACAGAAGACACGCCAGACGCTGCAGCAGCAGGCGCTCCGGCTGTTTCGCGAGCAGGGCTACAACGCGACGACGATCGAGCAGATCGCGGAGGCGAGCGAGATTTCGCCGAGCACGTTCTTTCGTTATTTCGCAACGAAGGAAGCACTTGTACTCGAGGATGAGTATGACCCCATTCTTATTCGCGCGTATCAAGCGCAGCCGCCGGGCATGAGTCCGATCCAGGCGCTCGGCGCGGCCGTGCGGGAGAAGTTCGCCGAGATGACGCAGGCGGAGAAGGACGGACTTCGCGAGCGCAGGAATCTGATGTTCGGCGTCCCGGAGCTGCGCGCCGCTTCGCTCATTCAGATGAATGAGACGCTGCTGCTGATCGCGGAGTTGGCGGCCGAACGGCTGGACCGCTCGCGGGAGGACATCGAAGTGCTGACCTTCGCAGGTGCCGTGCTTGGCGCGATGATGGCCGTTCAGCTGCACTGCTTTAACCATCCGGAGGATGATTTTGTCCGGGTAATCGACGAGGCACTGTCTCATCTGGAAGCCGGACTGCCGCTTGCGCGAGGCGAACGGGAATAGGACGCCATTGGGAAATCGGCAGACGGTTAACGCAGCAGGCAGCAGGGACATCCGAAACGCAGGAAAGCCGGGACCTCATGGGAGGCAGCCCGGCTTTCCTGCGTCTTCGGGTCAACGGATCTCGAGCAGGGGTGAGTATCGCAGCTGGGTTTCGCGCTGCATGTCGGATTTCATGGCGATGCTAAGCTCGAATTCTCTTCCGCGGCCTGAGCGGTCAGCAGCTCCATGAAATAAGACCCGATGATGGAGAGCGAAGCGCCCCGCCGGGTAGCTACCCCGACGCGGCGCTTTGGGATGGCTTCTGCGGTGCGCAGCTCAAACAGCGCGCCTTCCTGGAGCAGCTGCAGGACGGAGGCGCGCGTCACGATGGCCGCGCCGTAGCCTTGCCGGGCAAATGCGATAAGCATATCGGAGCTGTTCAGCTCGATGGCGGCATCGATCTCGACCCCTTGGGCGGCGAACCACTGCTCGGCGAACTGCCGCGTGCTGCTTCCTTTCGACAGCAGCAGCAACGGAATCCCGGCCAAGTCCGCGGCCGTCAGCGGCTGTGCCGCCATATGCCGGTAACGCGGTCCGACGACGAAGCAGTCTTGGATCGCGGCAAGCGGGCGAACGGATAGCGCGGGGTCGTCGGCAGGCAGATGCACGATGCCGATATCGATGCGGTTGTCCTTGAGCCAAGCTTGGATTTGAGCGGTTTTCCCCTGAAAGAGCCGGATCTCGATGTCCGGGAACCCGGCGCGGAGCTTATCCAGCTGCGGGAGCAGCAAATGCTTGATCATCGGTCCGCTGGAGCCGATTCGCAGCTCACCGGCGGTTTGCTTGATCAGTGATTCGATTTTCCTTTCGCCTGCGTCCAGCAGGGAGAGCGATTTCTCCACGAATGCAAGCAAGGAAGCGCCCTCCGGGGTTAAAGCAACTCCTTTGGACAACCGGTCGAACAGCTTGACGCCCAGCGTCCCCTCCATTTGCTTGATCGCATAGCTGACGGACGGCTGCGTAATGTGCAACTCCTGCGCGGCCTTGGTTAAATTGCCGGCCTTGGCCGTATGAAGGAAAATGCGGTACCATTCGAGATTCATCATCGGCTTGATATTGAACACCTCTATGTCACGATTCGGATTTTATGATTTCATTTATTGCACTGTGCTTATTATAATCAATTCTAAAGGAAATCGAAAATCGAATTGGAGGTGCCTTCAGATGGCTGGAAGCTCGTTCGGAGACGTGTTCAAGCTCACCACGTTCGGGGAATCGCACGGCGAGGCGGTTGGCGTTATCGTGGACGGCGTTACGCCGGGGCTTGAGCTCGACGAAGCTTATATTCAAGTTCAAATGGACCGCCGCAAGCCCGGTCAATCCGCGGTGACTTCGCCCAGGAAGGAGTACGACCGCATTCATATTGTCTCGGGCATGTATGAAGGGCGGACGACGGGTACGCCGCTATGCATCCTGCTCTACAACCAGGATATGCGCCCAAGCGCATATGACGGGATGGAACGCACGTTCCGTCCGGGTCATGCCGATTATACGTATTTGAAGAAATACGGCAGCCGCGACCACCGGGGGAGCGGACGGGCTTCCGGCAGGGAGACGGCCGCCCGCGTGGCCGCGGGCGCGGTCGCGCGCAAGCTGCTGGAGGGCAGAGGTGTCCGTGTAACGGCCTACACGCGTTCAATCGGCGGGATTACATGCGAAGCTTATCTGCCGGAGGAGATCGAGAACAACAGCGTGCGGGCATGCGACCCCGATGCGGCCGTTCGGATGGCAGCACGCATTCAAGCGTTGGCTGCGCAGGGCGACAGCGTGGGCGGCATCGTGGAATGCCGAATTTCGGGTGCACAGGCGGGCCTCGGTGAGCCGGTGTTTGATAAGCTGGACGCGGACTTGGCCAAGGCGATGCTGTCGATCGGGGCTGTCAAAGGCATCGAGTTCGGCGCGGGCTTCGCGGCGGCCGACATGCTGGGCAGCGAGCATAATGATCCGATGAACGCGGAGGGCTTCCTCAGCAATCACGCGGGCGGGATACTGGGCGGCATCAGTACGGGAGCGGATATTGTATTCCGGGTGGCGGTCAAGCCGACTTCCTCGATTTCGGTACCCCAACAGACTGTGGATACGCAGGGAGAGGAGCGGACGATTCGTACGGAAGGCCGGCATGACCCCTGCATTTGTCCGAGAATCGTCCCCGTAATCGAGGCGATGGCTTGTTTGGTGCTGGAGGATCATTATAAGCGGCAGGCGGCCATGCATGACCAGTAGCACTGCATAGATAGCAGGGAAAGCGCCGGCTGCGTCCTTATTCCCGAACGAACGGCCTCTGTCCGCTTGACTAGCGGGCGAGGCCGTTTTTGAAAGAAGGCCGCGGTTCCACGTTACTATAAGTCTGGCGCTTACAATGCGACAACGAAGAAAGTAACATGGACGGTCGGCGCGAACTACAATCGTGAAACGCTGGCGCATGCCGTAATTGAAGACAAATTGCTTAACGGCCAGCAGCTCGATTCAGGCTCCGTGCATGTCTATGACATGACGGTTCAACCGAATGGAACGCCTGATCAAGGCACGGAAGTGCCGGCAACGGATTATACGGGCGACACGTTGAAAGTAAGTTTCAATGCTTCGATCAGCACGGGCTACATTCTTGTTTTCACGACAAGCTTGGACGATGACCTGATTGATGCCACTGTCAGCAACACCGCTCACTTGTTGGATGGAACAACGCCGGAATCGAAAGATTTGAGGTGTTCATCGATATCACGGTTGGAGACGTTCCGCTCGGAACGATCGATACGGGGTCGACGCTGCCAAAAACCGGGGAAGAGAGTCACCTGAATGTTAGACTGGCAGGATTGTTCGTCATTTTGCTTGGCGTGTTCTTGCTTAGAAAAAGACTGTTCCGCAGCAGCAAATAAATAGCAGTAAAAGGGCTGTCCAGTGATAGGCTCCCCATACGGTAGACAGGTGAAATACGAAAGCCTGGTTTCCGTGTGGGGAGCATTTTTTATATGTACAACAATCAGCGACATCGATGACGACATTTACTTTTACAATGGAGATAGCCGAACCGCATCGCATTTCCATAACCTTATTCGCGATGATATGATGGACGAAACGATAAAAAGAAGGTGCTGCCGCATGTGCAGAAACATCAAAACGCTGTTTAATTTCGATCCCCCTGCCACGGAGGATGAAATCCAGGCCGCTTCGCTGCAATTCGTACGGAAGCTCTCCGGGTTCACGCAGCCCTCTAAGGCCAATGAAGAGGCCTTCGACCTCGCGATTCAAGAGGTGACCGCAGCTGCGGAGAAGCTGCTCCGTAATCTCGTCACGAATAGCCCGCAGCGGAATCGACAAGTGGAGATCGAACGCGCCAGAATCCGCTCCGTTAAACGGTTCGGTCCACGCGAGAACTAGCAGGCGTTTACGATCAGGCGTCTCTGATCGGCGGCGGTTCGTTCAGTCCTTGCCGGCGCTGTGCGCCGACTTTATTATTTCAAGCGAGGTTTAAGGAATCATGACCAAACATAAGCTGCCGTATCTGCTCCTGCTTGCAGCAGCGGTTCTGTTCATCCTGTATGTCCTGTATGCCAACATCCTGCATGACCCCGAAGCATCGGGATTCCTCGGTCATAAGGATAATCCCGCGCATCCCGTCAACATGCCGGTTTGGCTGCCGGTCATGCGGGTGCATCTGGCGTTTGCCTGCCTTGCGCTGCTGTCCGGGGCAGTGAACTTCCCGGAGCGACTGCGGCGGAAGCGCCGGAAATTTCATAAGAGGAACGGATACCTGTACGTCATCTCCGTTCTTATTGTCTCTCTTACCTCCGGTTATATGGCACCGTATGCCACAGGAGGCAAGGCGGTTAGCATCGCGTTCAATATACTCAATATCATCTGGCCCGCCTTTACGCTGCTTGCGGTCATGCGCATTCGCAAGCAGCGCATCGTGCAGCATCGACAGTGGATGGCGCGGAGCTACGCGCTCTGCTTTACGAACATGCTGGTCCATCTGCTGACATATGTGCTGAATCAAGCCGTGGATATTTCCTATCCATTAAGCTATACGGCCGCCGTATACAGCGCGATTATTGTGCTGCTCGCAGCGGCGGAAATCGTCGTACGCGTGTTCTTTAAAGGGCCGGTCATTAGATAAAGACCGCGTAAGCATAGTGAAAAAGTAGAACTTGGAGCTGCATCAGCTGCACAGGAGCGGCATGTTGCGGCTCTTTGTGCTGTGAAGCTGACGAAATGTGCTTCAATTACCTCCAGCAAATCAGATTATAGGTAGAGGAGCGGCAAGTATAGCTGCCCCTGCAGATGGTTTGGGCGATATTGGTGCAGGGTAAAGAAAGAATGAACAGCGATTGTGTGCCGAATACATGTAAGGAGGCGTTTTCGATGAGTTTCTCCCATATTCTTGTTGCGTACGATGGCGGATTGCCGTCTGTCAGAGCGCTTGATCGGGCTGTAGAGATGGCGCAGCATTTCCCTTCCGCTCAATTAACAGTTGTCCACGTCTACAGCACCGCAGCCGTTGCGGTTGCGGACTCTATCGTGACCGTGCCTTCGTCTGTGCAGCGGCAGCAGATGCACGAGGCCCAGGAAATGCTGAAGGATGCCGAGGCCAAAATAGCACAGCTGCCTGCGGCGCGCGCCGTGCTGCTCGAAGGCAGTTCCGGCGAGTCTATCATTCGTTATGCGAATGAGCAAGGCATTGACTTGATCGTGATGGGCAGTCGAGGACTCGGGGGGATTCGCGAGTTCGTCATGGGAAGCATCAGCCACTATATGCTTCAGCATGCTGCGATGCCGCTGCTTATCGTGAAGTAAGCCTCGGTTCTACCCATTATCATGCGCTTCGTCAACCTGTAGGAGGAACGCGCCGTAGCGGCGCTCCGCCTGCGGGTTATTTGCGCATGAGGCTTATAAATTCGCTGGGCTCATCTTAAAACAATACTGGTAAAAATAGGGACAATATGATATTGTAACTTTGTAATTTATATTACAAATGTTGCAACAACGAGTGGAGAAGATAAACCAAATGCAGGCGAAAAACAAGAAAAGCATGGTGCTGTCCATCCGTCTGGATGAGACTGCCTTGCAGGCAGTTGACCTGCTAGTGGAGGCGGGGCTGGAATCAAACCGCTCCCGAGCGGTTTCTCACCTCCTAACGGTTGGGATCCAAGCATCGGAGGTGCTTCTGCTTAAAGCGAAGGCGCTTGCGGATGATGTGGCACAGCTTCGCAGCGAGATGATTGAAGCGGTTAGGTCCGGAAGCGTCGACAAGGTGTCCGAGCTGTTGAACGCGGACCCCTCGCTTGCGAATGCAAGCAGCGACAGCGGAGAGACGGCGGTACTGATGGCCGCCTACTACCGGTCAATGGAAATCAAGCAGCTGCTGCTTGACCACGGCGCGGAGCTAAGCGTCTACGAGGCTGCGGCGGTCGGCAATACGCAACGGGTCTCGGAATGGCTGGCGCAGTCGCCTGGTCTGCTCGGCAGCTGCAACAGTGACGGCTATACGCTGTTAGGGCTTGCCGCGCATTTCGGCAATGAGGAGACTGTTGAGTATCTGCTGGATCAAGGTGCGGAAGTGAATGCGAGGAGCCGCGACGGTAATCTGAACAACATGGCGATCCATGCGGCGATCGCGGGCAATTACGAGCCTATTGTTCGGCTGCTCATTGCGCGGGGCGCCGATGTCAACGCGGTGTGCGAGGGAAAGTGGCGGCTTGGGTTCAGCACGCTTCATGTGGCTGGCTATTTTGGGCGGAGTGCAATGATTCCCCTCCTCCTGAGCGCAGGTGCGGATCGCACGCTGCTGACGAAGGAAGGCCAGACTGCGGCGGAAGTGGCCGCGCTGCGGGACCATCCGGAAGCTGCGGCACTGCTGCGGTAACGAGAATATTTGACTACCCAAAGGGAGATGAAGCGGTTGGAGACGAAACCAGTGATCGCAGCAGAGCAAGTGAAGGAATTTGTCGGCAATGCGCATGGGGATCTCAATCGGGTAAGGGAGCTTCTGGATCAAGAACCGGGGCTGCTGAACGCGGCCTGGGATTGGGGCGGCGGCGACTGGGAAACGGCGCTTGGCGCCGCGGCGCATATGGGCAGACGGGATATTGCGCTGTTTCTGCTGGAGAGGGGAGCAAGGATCGATTTGTTCGCGGCGGCCATGCTTGGCAAGCTTGAGATCGTTAGGGCGCTGTTGGCGGACAACCCTGCGAGGAAGGATGCGTTAGGGCCGCATGGCATCCCGCTGCTCGTGCATGCGCAGGCAGGCGGAGAAGAGGCTTCGGAGGTCGTTAATTTTTTGCAGCAGCTTGGCTGAAGCCGATAGGCGGCGGCAGCTCTCCTCAATCCTTGACATGCTTGGCGCCCCGGCCGCATATATTGACTTGAATGCCAGGGGAATGGGGGATGGGGATGAACAATAACGTTAACTATGCCATTTCGATCGTACAGCATTTCATTCCGTATGGTGCGGAACTGGCTGTGCTGTCAAGGCATGCCAACATGCCGGCGGTCCTGTTCGCGGATATCGATTACGATTACAACGTTGAGCTTATCGCGCTCTATCGCTATCAAGGCGAGCAGAACCTCATCGTATTGAAGAATAGCAGCGGGCAATGGCATATGTTCGCGCATGCCGGCGGCAAAGGCGTGTATGTGGCCGATTTAGCAGCGGCTCCGGTTACGAGGGCTGGACAAAGCAGTATCATTATCGGCTGGCAGGATGACGACGGCAGGGTAGAATTGGATATTTTGCAGTGGTCGGGCGATGGCTTGGTGCGAATCGTCCCGGAAGGCATTCAGTACAGCTGGCTGGAGATCGAGGATATGCCGGGAACGGCTGGGCAGGACGGCCGGTGCGAGCTGGCGCTCTGGCTGGAGGATCAAGATAAGGCCTACGAAATCAACGCTTACCGCTGGGAAAGCTACAATTTGGTGCCGGCAGTTGACGTGTACCCGTATTATTTTGGCAAGGTGACGCAGTATTACGAGCAATTGGTTGCCGAGGAGCCGGAGGTGCCGATGTACCGGAGCGTGCTGGAGGAGGCGCGGCAGAAGGCGGCTTCCTCGGAGTAGATAGAAGGGTTTGACTCCGATTAGGCGATGAATGAAGCGATGGATTCGGGATGAGCAGGATCAAGTCAGCGTATGAATTTGAACCGGGGCGTCTCCGTCATGACAGAGACGCTCCGGTTTTTGGCATGGAGTTGTACGAGTAGCATAGCGATCCAAGAGACAGAGGTTTTTTCGTCGTGCAAACGATAAAACAGGGTTTTCCTCCCAAAATATGAACAGTTAATCAACCATTTATGGTACACTATAGAATCACCATTGTTAATATTTAGGGAGGATTTACACTTGAGAAAGAGGCTCAACTTTTTGCAAATTGCTCGATGTTTAGCGGCCGTTATGGTGGTTATGCATCATGCTGACCGAATCTTGCTGCAAAAGTATCAAATTAGCGCTCTTATTTTTCAGCCTTTTGATTATCCATTTGCGCGTGTGGATTTATTCTTTGTGTTAAGCGGTTTTATTATCTATTACATTCACAATCAAGATTTCAGTACACAGTCGAAGCTTTCTCCTTTCCTAATCAAACGTTTTGTACGTGTTATACCAGTGTATTGGCTTGCTACGCTGATTTACATCTTGCTTTCCATCGTTGCACATGAGCATTTTACGGCCTTAGAGTTTGTGAAATCGTTCCTTCTGCTTCCTGATGTTAAGCAGCCCATACTAGGTGTAGCTTGGACGCTTCGGTATGAAGTGTTTCTATATCTCGTATTCGGCCTGCTTATCCTTAATAAGCGGTGGTTTATGCCTTTGCTCGGCGTTTGGACAGCTGCGATGCTATATTTTTTGGCTGCTGGCATTACGTTCGCAGAGCAGCCTTACTTTGACTTGCTGTTCAATCCGCTTAATTTAGAATTCATTGCAGGGTGTGTTGCAGCCCATATTATATTGCGCTATATGATGAATTTGACGGTTGTTGGCTATGTTGGCCTGGGTCTCCTGTTGGTGTCGCTGATTATGCAGCAGCTGTGGACGATACCGTTGAATCATATTATTTTGTGGGGTGGACCGTTCTTTCTTATTATTCTTGGTTTTGCCAGCTACGAGCTTCGCAAGACTATCAAGGTTAATAAATGGCTGGTGGCTATAGGTGATGCGTCCTATTCGATTTTTCTCACGCATATCATTGTCATTCTGTGTTTTAGGAATGTTAGCGATAAGCTCCATCTGTATGTAAAAACAGGACATCCCATCTTCCTGGCAGTCTTTGTTTGCATAATTGCGGTTTGTGTAGGCTGCGCTTTTTATAAAGTGGTCGAGAAACCGGTACTTCATTGGCTTCGCAAGCATGTAGTGGACCGGACACTGCAATCGCAGAGCAAACGCAGAATAGCTGTTCCTTCGGAGAACCAGTCTGTGTAGATGATAATGAACAGCCAGGGCCGCGTTGATTGCTGGCCCTGGCTTTTTGACGTCTCAGCCGCAATGGTATAATAGGGACAGTCTGGTTATAAAAAGGAGTTGTGCAGCATTGGCACTTGAAATTGAACGGAAATTTCTGCTGCCGGAATACCCGGAGCAACTGATTCAGGATGGCGTGCTGGTCATTCTGTCCGAGCAGCGCATCGAGCAGACATACTTGGCGATCGATGAGCAGCAGGAGGTCCGCGTTCGGCGGATCGTGGATATAAACTCGGAAGACGTGCAGTTTACCCACACGTTCAAAGCCGGTAACGGCCTGGCGCGAGAGGAGATCGAATACGGCATTACGGCCAGTATTTATGAACAGCTGACGAATGCCCGCAAGCTCGTACCCTTGACGAAGAATCGCATAACGGCACAATGGGAAGGACTTACCGTCGAGATCGACTGCTATGACCAAATCCAGCTTACGGTGCTGGAGGTGGAATTCGATTCCGAGTCCGCAGCGCATGCGTTCGAGCCGCCAGCATGGTTCGGCAGGGATATTAGCGCGGAACGGCAGTACAGCAATAAGAAAGTCTGGCGGGATCTGCAGAGCCGCGGGGCAGGGCAGCCGTTATGAGCACACCTAGCAGCCATAGCCCCGTGAAGCAGCGTATTCTGGATGCGGCGGAGCTGTTCGCCCGCGCCGAGCTTGGCGGCGATGTCACCGGCCATGAATGGTGGCATATTCACAGGGTCGTGCGCATGGCACAGCAGTTGGCCGGACAGGAAGGCGCGGACACCTTTATCTGCTGCCTCGCGGCGCTGCTGCACGATGTCGCGGACGAGAAGCTGAATGACTCGAAGGAAAGCGGTCTGCGCAAGGTGAAGGACTGGCTGGAAGGCCAAGCGGTGAACGGGCCGGACGCCGAGCACGTGATGGAGATTATCGCCAATATGTCCTTCAACGGCGGCGCCAATCCGCCTATGCGGACGCTGGAAGGCCAGGTCGTGCAGGATGCGGACCGCCTCGATGCAATCGGCGCGATTGCAATTGCAAGGGCGTTTCTGTACGCCGGCTGGAAGGGTCATGCGATCTATGATCCGGAGCTGAAGCCCCGCGAAGCGATGACGCCCGAGGAATACCGCGGCGGCAAGACGACGGCGATCAACCATTTCTACGAGAAATTGCTGAAGCTGAAGGATCGCATCAACACGACATCCGGGAAGGCCATCGCCGAGGAGCGACACCGGTATATGGAAGCGTATGTGGAGCGGTTTTTGCAGGAATGGGACGGGCTTGACGCGCAGCAGCTATCTACCGATTCGGACAATTCGGCTGATTTGATTATATAGTGGATGCCGATGGGAAAAGCTAGAGGGAGCATCTTGCCCCGTGAACAAAGCGGAATTACAATGAGAAGAACATTGCCCGAATAAGCCATTTAACAAGGGATGATTACGACGAAACCAACCCTGACGGATGTCCAACATTATTTAAATTCGCTGCCCTTTCTCTCAGAGCTTCCGGAGGAGGAGGTACGCTTTGTCTATA encodes:
- a CDS encoding acyltransferase, whose protein sequence is MRKRLNFLQIARCLAAVMVVMHHADRILLQKYQISALIFQPFDYPFARVDLFFVLSGFIIYYIHNQDFSTQSKLSPFLIKRFVRVIPVYWLATLIYILLSIVAHEHFTALEFVKSFLLLPDVKQPILGVAWTLRYEVFLYLVFGLLILNKRWFMPLLGVWTAAMLYFLAAGITFAEQPYFDLLFNPLNLEFIAGCVAAHIILRYMMNLTVVGYVGLGLLLVSLIMQQLWTIPLNHIILWGGPFFLIILGFASYELRKTIKVNKWLVAIGDASYSIFLTHIIVILCFRNVSDKLHLYVKTGHPIFLAVFVCIIAVCVGCAFYKVVEKPVLHWLRKHVVDRTLQSQSKRRIAVPSENQSV
- a CDS encoding HD domain-containing protein; translated protein: MSTPSSHSPVKQRILDAAELFARAELGGDVTGHEWWHIHRVVRMAQQLAGQEGADTFICCLAALLHDVADEKLNDSKESGLRKVKDWLEGQAVNGPDAEHVMEIIANMSFNGGANPPMRTLEGQVVQDADRLDAIGAIAIARAFLYAGWKGHAIYDPELKPREAMTPEEYRGGKTTAINHFYEKLLKLKDRINTTSGKAIAEERHRYMEAYVERFLQEWDGLDAQQLSTDSDNSADLII
- a CDS encoding CYTH domain-containing protein, with protein sequence MALEIERKFLLPEYPEQLIQDGVLVILSEQRIEQTYLAIDEQQEVRVRRIVDINSEDVQFTHTFKAGNGLAREEIEYGITASIYEQLTNARKLVPLTKNRITAQWEGLTVEIDCYDQIQLTVLEVEFDSESAAHAFEPPAWFGRDISAERQYSNKKVWRDLQSRGAGQPL